One window of Phycisphaerae bacterium genomic DNA carries:
- a CDS encoding M28 family peptidase: protein MRAAQHIMRGMTILMFTIGAASATAAEPRGTLEGFHAVAQVSRDEYVAVHNDLLYTHDGDDRLFFENEHNLALLNIYDLLARYGLNPTIEPFTFYNYPAWNVYGELIGTTRPDEIYIIGAHYDTYASDNPEVNGSPGADDNATGVAAVLEIARLISQWQSEATIRFIAFDREEFGLFGADAHARAHSTEDIRGMLSLDMLAYRETLHNYVEIAGRPTSGAVKAALTAALADYAGLEAIDIGTADHSDHAPFEWQGFQAALLGEPNPYANPHIHRSHDSLDIGGYIDYDYALLMTRAVMGWLVESAGITPGHPAGDMNCDAAVDGADINPFVTALTNPAAYAAAYPDCHRANADFNGDGQVDFQDITPFTALFFDRCDGPQAVAKLWVADAPNDYLGTSVALGADLAAVGSNADMLGNLSGSVVLYTPNAGTWVQTAQLTSPAGESEDFFGRAVALDGATLLVGASGDSEVAPYAGAVYVFEPSGADWLPTGKLTADDGAFADLFGQAIAIRGDVAVVGAPACDGAGLDVGSAYVFERVAGVWTQTAKLTPPAGADYDAFGSAVAVDGNTVVVGAIGDSGIGAAYVFERDGTAWVQTARLLSEDGIGGDQFGRAVGIDGDTIVIGAYHTSAGSGRTMVYVFERSGGVWPQWGARLGTWSRTPGTSVAIEGQTIVVGRSGGDLPANAGQACVFQPIEGVWTQVGSCAAWDGVSAACFGSAVAVHGDTVLVGAMLHFQAPTGNGAAYVFNLNGDGTPRVLESPGDLTVTAGEAATFSVTAVGPQSPTYRWRKNGQRLVDDGRISGATTGTLTINPVNAADVGVYDVVLSSYCGAATSTGATLTVMRGAP from the coding sequence ATGCGCGCAGCCCAGCACATCATGAGGGGAATGACCATCCTGATGTTCACAATCGGCGCGGCCAGTGCCACGGCCGCGGAGCCGCGCGGCACGCTGGAGGGGTTCCACGCCGTGGCCCAGGTCAGTCGCGACGAGTACGTCGCCGTGCACAACGACCTGCTCTACACGCACGACGGCGACGACCGCCTGTTTTTCGAGAACGAGCACAATCTCGCGCTGCTCAACATCTACGACCTGCTGGCGCGCTACGGGCTGAACCCCACGATTGAGCCGTTCACGTTCTACAACTATCCGGCCTGGAATGTCTACGGCGAGCTCATTGGCACGACGCGCCCGGACGAGATTTACATCATTGGGGCGCACTACGACACGTACGCGTCGGACAACCCGGAGGTCAACGGCAGCCCCGGGGCCGACGACAACGCCACCGGCGTCGCCGCGGTGCTCGAGATCGCGCGGCTCATTTCCCAGTGGCAGTCCGAAGCGACGATCCGTTTCATCGCCTTCGACCGCGAGGAATTCGGCCTGTTCGGCGCCGATGCACACGCGCGGGCCCATTCCACCGAGGACATCCGCGGCATGCTGTCCCTGGACATGCTGGCGTACCGCGAGACCCTGCACAACTACGTTGAGATCGCCGGCCGACCGACCTCCGGAGCTGTCAAGGCGGCCCTCACCGCCGCACTCGCGGACTATGCGGGCCTCGAGGCCATCGACATCGGCACGGCCGACCACAGCGACCACGCGCCGTTCGAGTGGCAGGGCTTTCAGGCGGCACTGCTGGGTGAGCCCAACCCCTACGCCAATCCGCACATCCATCGTTCGCACGATTCGCTCGATATCGGCGGCTACATCGACTACGACTACGCCCTGCTGATGACGCGGGCGGTGATGGGCTGGCTCGTCGAATCGGCCGGCATCACGCCCGGGCACCCGGCGGGCGACATGAACTGCGATGCCGCCGTCGACGGCGCCGACATCAACCCCTTCGTAACCGCCTTGACCAATCCCGCCGCCTACGCCGCCGCCTACCCGGACTGCCACCGCGCGAACGCGGACTTCAACGGAGACGGCCAGGTCGATTTCCAGGACATTACTCCGTTCACCGCGCTGTTCTTCGACCGCTGCGACGGACCACAGGCGGTCGCCAAACTCTGGGTGGCGGACGCCCCGAACGACTACCTCGGCACCTCGGTCGCGCTGGGGGCCGACCTCGCTGCCGTGGGCTCCAACGCCGACATGCTCGGCAACCTGTCGGGCTCGGTGGTGCTCTACACGCCGAACGCCGGCACCTGGGTGCAGACCGCGCAGCTTACATCGCCGGCCGGCGAATCCGAAGATTTCTTCGGCCGCGCCGTGGCCCTCGACGGCGCCACGCTGCTCGTCGGCGCATCCGGCGACAGTGAGGTCGCCCCGTACGCGGGCGCGGTGTATGTGTTCGAGCCCAGCGGCGCCGACTGGCTGCCGACCGGCAAGCTGACGGCGGACGACGGTGCCTTCGCCGACCTATTCGGGCAGGCCATCGCCATCCGTGGGGACGTGGCCGTCGTGGGGGCACCGGCGTGTGACGGGGCCGGACTTGACGTGGGCAGCGCGTACGTTTTCGAACGCGTCGCGGGGGTATGGACACAGACCGCGAAACTGACGCCGCCCGCCGGTGCCGATTACGACGCGTTTGGCTCGGCGGTGGCCGTGGACGGGAACACCGTCGTGGTCGGCGCAATCGGAGACAGCGGGATCGGCGCGGCCTACGTGTTCGAGCGCGATGGTACGGCGTGGGTTCAGACCGCCCGGCTGCTGAGCGAGGACGGCATCGGCGGCGACCAGTTCGGCCGGGCAGTTGGAATTGATGGCGACACGATCGTCATCGGCGCCTATCACACCAGCGCCGGCAGCGGCCGCACGATGGTTTACGTGTTCGAGCGCAGCGGCGGCGTCTGGCCGCAGTGGGGCGCGCGGCTGGGCACCTGGAGCCGCACGCCCGGGACATCCGTCGCCATCGAAGGGCAGACGATCGTGGTCGGACGCAGCGGCGGCGATCTGCCGGCCAACGCGGGCCAGGCCTGCGTCTTCCAGCCGATCGAGGGAGTCTGGACGCAGGTCGGAAGCTGCGCCGCCTGGGACGGCGTGAGCGCGGCTTGCTTCGGCAGCGCGGTAGCCGTGCACGGCGATACCGTGCTCGTCGGCGCGATGCTGCACTTCCAGGCCCCCACCGGGAACGGCGCCGCGTACGTGTTCAACCTCAACGGCGACGGCACGCCCCGGGTGCTGGAGTCGCCCGGCGACCTGACGGTCACTGCCGGTGAGGCGGCGACCTTCAGCGTCACCGCCGTCGGGCCGCAGTCACCGACCTACCGCTGGCGCAAGAATGGCCAGCGCCTCGTGGACGAC
- a CDS encoding ABC transporter permease, translating to MRNVMAIMQRDVLSLFCSPIGYIVMAGFWLVTGALAVWNADAFGPGKPATLRDIFMWTPFILTIIVPAMCMRSLSEEYRSGTFETLMTAPVSDAAMVLGKYLAALVFYVIMLAGTLIYPLLMAAFGNPDWGEMAAVYIGLLLLGITFTAIGMFASSLTRDQAVAWILGAMPLMLLVLSVYNLVRRVEGWQREFVQQINIIGRFSQFARGQLETSGVVFFLAVAALFLFLTVKVVESRRWR from the coding sequence ATGCGAAACGTGATGGCAATCATGCAGCGCGACGTACTGTCGCTGTTCTGCTCCCCCATCGGCTACATCGTGATGGCGGGCTTCTGGCTGGTGACCGGGGCGCTCGCCGTGTGGAACGCGGATGCGTTCGGGCCCGGCAAGCCCGCGACGCTCCGCGACATCTTCATGTGGACGCCGTTCATCCTGACGATCATCGTCCCGGCGATGTGCATGCGGAGCCTGAGCGAGGAATACCGCAGCGGGACGTTCGAGACGCTGATGACGGCGCCGGTGTCCGACGCGGCGATGGTCCTGGGCAAGTACCTCGCGGCGCTGGTGTTCTACGTGATCATGCTCGCGGGGACGCTGATCTACCCGCTGCTGATGGCGGCGTTCGGCAACCCCGACTGGGGCGAGATGGCGGCGGTCTACATCGGGCTGCTGCTGCTGGGGATCACGTTCACCGCGATCGGCATGTTCGCCAGCAGCCTCACACGGGACCAGGCCGTGGCGTGGATCCTCGGTGCGATGCCGCTGATGCTGCTGGTGCTGTCGGTCTACAACCTCGTGCGCCGCGTCGAAGGCTGGCAGCGCGAATTCGTCCAGCAGATCAATATCATCGGGCGCTTCAGCCAGTTCGCCCGTGGCCAGCTCGAAACCAGCGGGGTCGTGTTCTTCCTGGCGGTGGCGGCGCTGTTCCTGTTCCTGACGGTCAAAGTGGTGGAGTCACGGCGATGGCGGTAA
- a CDS encoding ABC transporter ATP-binding protein, which yields MIEVRNLTKYFGQRCAVNGISFTVDEDTIVGFLGPNGAGKTTTIRILTGYMPPTSGTARVAGYDVLSQSMQVRSVVGYLPESVPLYPEMRVREYLDFRGKLRGLDGGQRQAAISRVVERCWLSEAYHRPIGQLSKGFRQRVGLADALLHSPKVLILDEPTVGLDPTQVRETRSLLRELAADHPILFSSHTLSEVEAICKRILIIHEGRIIASGTVEELKSQVGGERRVLAELKGPEADVTAGVRKLPDVLNVRVVTDGPWTRLDIAAKRDASQAVSELAASRGWAVRELRQEQPSLEDFFVKAIIAARGGAR from the coding sequence GTGATCGAAGTTCGCAATCTGACGAAGTATTTCGGCCAGCGTTGTGCGGTGAACGGCATTTCGTTCACCGTCGACGAGGATACGATCGTGGGCTTCCTGGGACCGAATGGGGCCGGGAAGACCACGACGATCCGCATCCTGACCGGCTACATGCCGCCGACGTCGGGTACGGCCCGGGTGGCCGGCTACGACGTGCTGTCGCAGTCGATGCAGGTGCGCAGCGTGGTCGGCTACCTGCCGGAGTCGGTGCCGCTGTACCCGGAAATGCGGGTGCGCGAGTACCTCGACTTCCGCGGCAAGCTGCGCGGCCTCGACGGCGGGCAGCGGCAGGCCGCGATCAGTCGGGTCGTCGAGCGCTGCTGGCTCAGCGAGGCGTACCACCGGCCGATCGGACAATTGTCGAAGGGCTTCCGGCAGCGCGTGGGCCTGGCCGATGCGCTGCTGCACAGCCCGAAGGTGCTGATCCTCGACGAGCCAACCGTTGGACTCGATCCGACGCAGGTGCGCGAGACGCGTTCGCTTCTCCGCGAGCTGGCCGCGGATCACCCCATCCTGTTCTCGAGCCACACGCTGTCCGAGGTGGAGGCGATCTGCAAGCGCATCCTCATTATTCATGAGGGGCGCATCATCGCGTCGGGGACGGTCGAGGAGTTGAAGTCCCAGGTCGGCGGCGAGCGGCGCGTGCTGGCCGAGCTCAAGGGGCCGGAGGCGGACGTCACCGCGGGCGTGCGGAAACTCCCGGACGTGCTCAACGTCCGTGTGGTGACCGACGGGCCGTGGACTCGGCTGGACATCGCGGCGAAGCGCGACGCATCGCAGGCCGTTTCCGAGCTGGCGGCGTCGCGCGGCTGGGCGGTGCGCGAGCTGCGCCAGGAGCAGCCGTCGCTCGAGGATTTCTTTGTAAAGGCGATCATCGCGGCCCGTGGTGGCGCGCGGTGA